Genomic window (Pseudomonas sp. MM211):
CCACCATGGAGCTGCACGAACGCCTCGAAGGGCGCACCCATCAGCATGGCGGCAGCAAGGTGTATGCGCGTTTCTGGCCAGTGGTGGCGCAGATCATCGTGCTCGACGCAGTGTTCTCTCTGGACGCAGTGATCACCGCCGTGGGCATGGTCGAGCACCTGCAAGTGATGATGATCGCCGTGGTGATCTCCATGGGCTTGATGATCGTCGCCAGCAAGCCACTGACCGCGTTCGTCAACGCACGCCCGACGGTGATCATGCTGTGTCTGGGCTTCCTGATGATGATCGGCTTCAGCCTGACTGCCGAAGGCCTGGGTTTCCACATTCCGAAAGGCTATCTGTACGCGGCTATCGGTTTCTCGATTCTGATCGAGCTGTTTAACCAGATCGCTCGTTCGCGCCGCAAGCGCAGCCTGCAGGGCCAGCGTGGTCTGCGTGACCGCACTGCCCATGCGGTGATGCGCATGCTGGGCGGCAAGGTGCAGGCCGACGAAGTTGGCGAGGAAATCGCCGACATGCTCGACGGCGAGCAGGGCGAAACTGCACTCTTCGACCGCCGCGAGCGGGTGATGATCAGTGGCGTGCTGAACATGGCGGAAATGTCGATTCAGAAGGTCATGACCGATCGCATGGAAGTCGACCGCATCAACCTCGACGACGCTCCCGAGAAGATCCACCAGGCGCTGCTCGACTCGCCGCACTCGCGCCTCGTGGTAACTCGCAACGACTCCCGTGATGAGCCCCTGGGCTACATCCACAAGAAGGAGCTGTTCAAGGAACTGCTCAAGGGCCAGCAGCCAGATATCGAAAGCCTGGTGCGTGCGCCGATCAACCTGCCGGACAGCTCCAGCGTGCTCAGTGCGCTTGAGCAGATGCGCCAGGGTTCTACCCACGTAGCTTTCGTGGTCAACGAGTTCGGTGGTTTCGAAGGTCTGCTGACCCTGACCGACATTCTCGAGGCGATTGCCGGTGAGCTGCCGGATGCCAGCGAAGTGGATGGCCCGGATGTCGAGGAAGTGGAGGGCGGTTATCGCGTTAACGGTGCGGTAAACCTGGCGGTATTGCGCGATCGGCTGGACTTCGCTGCGCGGCCGACGGACGACTATCAGACCCTGGCCGGCCTGGCCATGAGCCTGCTTGATCGGCTGCCGCTGATCGGTGACAAAGTCGAGTATCTGGACTGGGAATTGACCGTGATCGAAGTCAAGGAGCGTCGAGTTACGCGGGTTTTGCTGAAGCCAGACGCTACTGGCTCAGCCGCATAAACGGCAGCTACAACGAAAAACGGCGCCCCGCGGGGCGCCGTTTTTATACCTGACGTTGGCGGTCAGTCCTTGTGCTGCTGGGTTTTCAGCAGATCACGAATTTCCGTCAGCAGCACTTCCTGAGGGCCAGGGGCTGGCGGCACTGAAGGCGCCACGGCTTCTTCGCGCTTGAGACGGTTGATCGCCTTGACGCCCATGAAGATGGCGAAGGCGACGATGACGAAGTCGAGAACCGTCTGGATGAAGCGCCCGTAAGCCAGCACCACGGCGGGCAGGTCACCCTCGGCGGCCTTCAGGGTGATAGCCAGGTCGGAGAAGTCCACCCCACCGATCAGCAAGCCTAGTGGTGGCATGATCACGTCGCCGACAAACGACGAGACGATCTTGCCGAAGGCGGCACCGATGATGATGCCGACTGCCATGTCGACGACATTGCCTTTGACGGCAAACGCTTTGAACTCGTTGATGATGCTCATGTGCAACCCCGTTGGTCTGATTCGTGCGCTGAAGTGTAAATCACTCCTGCTCTTGTGCCATGCACCGCCTCCAGGCCGCGCGTATCGGTTGTGACCCCTCAGCTGGAAAATTGTCCGAATTTATTACTGGCCAATTCCATGCTGGGCTTCGCGGGGGGCTCTGTTTCGCTTCTCTTGGTTAATCGATGGGAGGTTGATCCGTTGCTTGCAGGGCGTTGACGAGGATCAAAAGCCAGCACTTTTCACCCGACTACAGTGGTGCTAATTCATTTGTCGGGAGCCCAGCCATGCATATCGATTACTCCGTTCAGCCCGAAACGCAGTCGCAGCTGCTGCAGCGCAGCAATCCCGCCTACGCCGCGCTGGTCGAACAGCACGACGATGTTGACAGGCGTATCGCGCGTATCGAAAACGGTATCGAACGGCCTGACGGTGTGCCGCTTTCCGCGCTCAAGTTGCGACGCTCCGGTCTGCGCGAGGATCTGGCTCGGCAGATCCGCAAGGCCGATGGTGGCTGCTGCAACTGTGGCAAGCAGTGCGGAACCCGTAAATCGACGTAGCCTGGCGTTGAGCGAAGCGATACCCAGGGTTGGTTTGACCAACTCCGATGGCAACGCCGAGATTGCTTCCTGGTATCGCTGCGCTCAACCGCAGGCTACGGGTGCAGCACGAAGCGGCGCAGGCCGGGTTCGGCCTCGGTGGAGCTCAGCTCGTTTACGTTCAGCGGTAGCTCGCTCAGTACGTGCTTGCAGAAGGCGCTCGCCAGTTCGTCCTGCTCATAGCAGCAGGTCAGCCAGGTGCGTCCGTCGCTCACCACCTGTTGCAGTACAGCCCGGCCGATGCCCAGGCGGCGGTATTTGCGTAGAACGAACAGGTCGGCGAATTCCATCTCGGCCACGCTTGGGTCGTCGTATCGCTCGAGCAATAGAAACCCTGCGATGAAACCATCGGCCAGAATCAGCTGGGCGCTCCAGCCTTCGTCCTGCCAGTAGCGCTGCAGATGCGGCTCATGAACATAAAAGCGTCCGTCGATTTCGACGTCCTCCTGCTCCCAGTCCGACGACTCGTAGGCGTAGAACTGGTAGAGGTTGCGGATCAGCGGTAGCTGCTCGGCGCTGGCGGGAACGAGTTCGATGGACATGGCAGGTATCTCGCGGATGAGCGGCGCATTATCGGCGTCTGCGCTGCCCGCTGATAGCCTGCGTACCGAATGTCTGTAAATTTATCCAGTTGTTCGGTATCGTTTCGGGCTTCGCTTTCCAGCAGGACGACTCCCATGGCCAAGGCCAAACGCTTGTATGGCTGCACCGAGTGCGGCGCGACCTTTCCCAAGTGGGCCGGGCAGTGCGGTGAGTGCGGTGCCTGGAACACGCTGACCGAAACCATGATCGAAGCCGGCGCGGCGACGCCCAGCGGGCGCACGGGGTGGACGGGCGCGCAGGCGCAGCTCAAGACTCTGGCCGAAGTCAGCGTCGAGGAAATGCCGCGCTTTTCCACCGCTTCGGCAGAGCTCGACCGGGTACTCGGTGGCGGCCTGGTGGATGGCTCGGTGGTATTGATTGGCGGCGATCCCGGCATCGGCAAGTCGACCATTCTGCTACAGACCCTGTGCAATGTGGCCCAGCGTTTCCCGGCGCTTTACGTCACTGGCGAGGAATCCCAGCAACAGGTGGCGATGCGTGCCCGGCGCCTCGGCTTGCCCGAGGACAAGCTCAAGGTGATGACCGAAACCTGCATCGAAAGCATCATCGCCACGGCCCGCCAGGAAAAGCCCAAGGTGATGGTGATCGACTCGATCCAGACCATCTTCACCGAGCAGCTGCAGTCGGCCCCCGGCGGCGTTGCCCAGGTGCGTGAGAGTGCGGCGTTGCTGGTGCGTTTCGCCAAGCAGAGCGGCACGGCGATCTTCCTGGTCGGCCACGTCACCAAGGAAGGCTCGCTGGCTGGGCCGCGGGTGCTGGAGCACATGGTCGATACCGTGCTGTATTTCGAGGGCGACCCCGATGGCCGCTTACGCCTGCTGCGTGCGGTGAAAAATCGCTTTGGCGCGATCAACGAGTTGGGCGTGTTTGGTATGACCGACAAGGGCCTCAAGGAAGTGAGCAACCCGTCGGCGATCTTCCTGACCCGCGCTCAGGAAGAAGTGCCAGGCAGCGTGGTCATGGCGACCTGGGAAGGCACCCGGCCGATGCTGGTGGAAGTGCAGGCGCTGGTCGATACCAGCCATATGGGCAATCCGCGCCGGGTCACCCTGGGGCTGGATCAGAATCGCCTGGCCATGCTGTTGGCGGTGCTGCACCGTCACGGCGGCATTCCCACCTATGATCAGGACGTGTTTCTCAACGTGGTCGGCGGTGTGAAGGTACTGGAAACGGCATCCGACCTGGCGCTGATGGCGGCCGTTATATCCAGCTTGCGCAACCGGCCGTTGCCTCACGATCTGCTGGTGTTTGGCGAGGTTGGTTTGTCAGGTGAGATACGGCCGGTGCCGAGCGGCCAGGAGCGCCTCAAGGAGGCCGCCAAGCACGGCTTCAAGCGCGCCATCGTGCCCAAGGGCAATGCGCCGAAAGAAGCGCCGCCGGGTCTGCAGGTAGTCGCTGTCACCCGCCTGGAGCAGGCGCTGGACGCGCTCTTCGAGTAAGCGCGTCCTCGCCTGGGTGGGGTTTGCCTCAGTGGATCAGACAGGCTACATCGGCCTGTTGGCGGCGCTGCATGCGCTGGCCAATGCGTGCCAGCCAGGCATTCGGGCGAGCCGGGCGCTGTGCCTGACGTTGCGAGGGGAAGTCGATTGCCTTGGCGATAGGGGCGCTGATCATGACGATGCCTCCGTGGGGAATGTTCCCCTGTTGGGTTCGTCTCTATCCTGCGATTCGCCCCTTCGGAGAACCTTGATCGAGGTCAATCATTGCCGGAGCACGTGCGCGACAGGACGCCGCACTGCGCTCAGTCTTCCTCGCAAAGCGCAGCCAGTTCCCGTTCGAGAAGTTGCTCATCACCCAGGTTGAGTTCGACCAGTCGCCGCAAATGGCTCATGGAGTCGAGGTCGATGTGGTGGCACTGAAAGCCCAGTACACGCTCCTCGAGATGCACCAGCTCGACCTGCATCGCCACTTGCAGCTTGTCGTCGAGGGTGACGCGCACCAGATAATCCTCACCGGTGTCGCCATCCCAGTTCCAGGGGCGGCGCACCAGAACGCCCTTGAACGAGATATCGTGCAGCTCCACTTGCCAGGTTCGCTCGCCCTGGACGATCTCCGCAGGGGCATCGAAGTCGATGCGCTGGAAGCGTCGGCGTTCGTGGGTGTCGCTCATGGGGGTGTCCTCTATTTGTTTTGTCCACTATAGCCAAGCCAGCTTATCGCTGCCGCCAATCGGTGGATCGCTGTCGTAGGGGCGAGTGATCTCGCATCTGCATATGATTACCGCGGTAAGCAAACATTCCGCGGTTTGTTGTCAGGTTTCTGGTGCCCAGCCGTATTCCATGGCGTGCTTGACCAGATCGGCGGGCTTTTCGATATCGAGTTTGCGGCGAATGCTCAGCCGATAGGTTTCCACGGTACGCACGCTGATCTGCAACTCCCTGGCCATCGCCTTGTTGTTCAGCCCTTGCGCCATCATCAGCAGAACCTGGCGCTCGCGCGGGGTGAGCTCGCCTTCTTCGGTCTCCTCCTGCGACAGTTTCTGCGCGACATCGCCGCTGTAGAAACGTCCGCCAACCGCGAGCACGTCGATGGCCGAGATGATTTCCTGTGACGGCGCCTCTTTGAGCACGTAACCCGAAGCGCCCATGCGCAGCGAGCTGCTGACGTACTCCTGATTGTCGTACATGCTCAGGATCAGCACCTTGATGGCTGGATAACGCTTCTTGATGATGCCGGTGAGCTCCAGGCCGTTGATGTCCTTGAGGCCGATATCCATCAGCAGAATGTCCGGCTGCTCGCGGGCCACCAGTTCCAGTGCCTCGCTGCCGCTGCCGGCTTCGCCAACGATGTCGAAGTGCTCGACCATCGACAGCAGCGTGCGGATGCCGTCGCGCACCAGTACGTGGTCGTCGACAAGCGCGATACGGATCGTCTTCATAGCGGCTGATCCTGAGTAGGTGGCGTGGCGGCGGAGAGTAACAGGGCGACGTCGAGCTTGGTGCCGGATGACGTCGAAGTGACGTTGAAGTCGCCGCCGAAATGTTCGACCCTCTCGCGGATGTTGCGCAGGCCGATACCGCCGCTGTGCTGTTCGGCCTTGCGTGGGCTGAAGCCGCCACCGTCATCGCTGATACGCAGGTTCACCCGGCTGCTGTTACCCGTCAGGCTGATGGCCACACGGCTGGCGTGGGCATGCCGTTCGATGTTGGTCAGCGCCTCCTGCAGAATCCGAAATAACGCCACGTTCATGTCATCGCTCAGGCGGGTATCGCCCAGGCTGTTGTGGTAGCTCACGCTAAGGCCGCTGCGCTGCTCGAATTCGCTGGCCAGTTGGCCGATGGCCGAGGCCAGCCCGAGGGTGTCGAGCAGTGAGGGGTGCAGGTCGTGGGAGATGCGCCGCACTTCGCCAATCGCCCCGGCCAGGCGCTCGATCCCTTGGCGCAAGGTTTGTGCGGCGCTGGCCTTGCCGGCCTCCAGTTCGTGGGCTGCCAGTTCGAATTTGAATTTGATCGATACCAGCAACTGGCTGATGCCGTCGTGCAACTCGCGGGACAGCCGTGATCGCTCATCTTCCTGAGAAGTGATAATGCGCTGGGTCAGTTGCTGCTGCTTGCGGTCGGCGAGGCGATGTTCGCTGACGTTGAGGGTCAGGCCACTGGCGAACACCACCAGCACGGCGATCAGGGCGACGATGGCGATGGCCAGCATGGTGGTGCGAATCCCGCTGCCGACATCATGGCGAACCTGGGCGATGGCGTTGTCGACGTCCTCCAGATAGATACCGGTGCCGAGCATCCAGCCCCAGCGATCGAGCATGGTCACGTAGGCGAGCTTGTCGGCCATCTGCCCGGTGGAGGGCTTCTGCCAGCCGTAGCGCTGAAAACCATCGCCCTGGGCCGCGCTGCGAATCAGCGCCTGGATCACCAGCAGGCCTTTGGAGTCGGTCATGTTCCACAGATCCTTGCCGACCAGTGCGCCTTGGCGCGGGTGCATCAGGCTCTTGCCGCTACGGTCGTAGACGAAGAAGTAACCGTCGCTGCCAAAATTGATCCGCGCCAGCAGGGCGAGCACCTGGCGCTTGGTCTCATCGTCGTCGAGGCCGCTGTCGTACAGCGGCCCGATGGTACTCAGCGCCATCTCAACGTAGTGCTTGAGCTCGGCCTGCTTGCTGCTGAGGATGCTGCGTTCGATGAGTTGCGCCTGTTGATTGCCCAGACGCTGGTTCTGCACCTGAACCAGCAGGCAGACCACGGCCACGGCCAACAGCATGGGCAGCAGGCTGAGCGCGACGATCTTGTGCTTGAGTTGCATGAGGGCACTCCGGGCGGCGCTTTGCCGGAGCATGGCGGCTACGCGGCAGGTTGAAAACTGGCCGCGCTATGGTCGCGGCCGGCAGAGCATACACAAACCACACAGCGCACGGCTGCCGGGGGCTGTGGCAACTGCGTAGTTCTACGTAGAGGCCCGTGGGTAGTTTTGCGAATTACCCGAAAGGGTACTTAGATGGATAGTTGCAGGGCTCGATTTCCAGGGCACAACAATAACAATGAACGCCGTAGACCAAGGTCTGCGGCAGGAGAGGTCAAATGACCAGAATGGCTAGCCACATCGCCTGGTTTGCTGTCGCCTTACTGGGCGCTTTCGCGCTAGGTACTGTGGCGCTGAATCGCGGTGAGTCGATCAACGCCCTGTGGATTGTCGTCGCTGCCGTGGCGATCTATCTCGTCGTCTATCGGTACTACAGCCTGTTCATCGCCACCAAGGTGATGCAACTCGACCCCAGTCGCGCTACCCCCGCCGTACTCAATAACGACGGCCTGGACTACGTTCCTACCAACAAACACATCCTCTTCGGTCACCACTTCGCCGCCATCGCTGGCGCCGGCCCGTTGGTCGGCCCGGTACTCGCTGCGCAGATGGGTTATCTGCCCGGCACCCTCTGGCTGATCGCCGGCGTGGTACTGGCCGGTGCGGTGCAGGACTTCATGGTGCTGTTCATTTCCACGCGCCGTAACGGCCGCTCCCTGGGCGAGCTGGTGCGCGAGGAAATGGGCCAGGTGCCCGGCACTATCGCGCTGTTCGGCGCCTTCATGATCATGATCATCATCCTCGCGGTGCTGTCGCTGATCGTGGTCAAGGCGCTGGCGGAAAGCCCGTGGGGCATGTTCACCGTCATGGCGACCATTCCCATCGCCATGTTCATGGGCATCTACATGCGCTACATCCGGCCCGGCCGCATTGGTGAGATTTCCCTGATCGGGGTGATCCTGCTGCTCGGTTCGATCTGGCTGGGTGGCGTGATCGCTGCCGATCCCGTGTGGGGCCCGGCCTTCACCTTCACCGGTGTGCAGATCACCTGGATGCTGATCGGCTATGGCTTCGTCGCCGCGGTATTGCCGGTATGGCTGATCCTGGCGCCACGTGACTACCTGTCGACCTTCCTGAAGATCGGCACCATCATCGCCTTGGCCATCGGCATCCTGGTGGTCATGCCCGAGCTGAAAATGCCGGCGCTGACTCAGTTCACCGATGGCACCGGGCCGGTGTGGAAGGGCACGCTGTTCCCCTTCCTGTTCATCACCATTGCCTGCGGCGCGGTGTCCGGCTTCCATGCCCTGATCAGTTCGGGCACCACGCCCAAACTGCTCGCCAACGAGTCACATGCCCGTTACATCGGCTATGGTGGCATGCTGATGGAATCCTTCGTGGCCATCATGGCCATGGTCGCCGCTTCGGTGATCGAGCCGGGCGTGTACTTCGCCATGAACAGCCCTGCCGCGCTGGTCGGCTCGGATGTGCAATCGGTTGCCGCCGCGGTCAGCAGCTGGGGTTTCGTGATCACTCCCGAAGAGCTGGAAGCGGTCGCCCGAGACATCGGCGAGAACACCATCCTGGCTCGCGCCGGTGGTGCGCCGACTCTGGCCGTGGGCATCGCGCAGATTCTCCACAGCGTGCTGCCGGGTGAGAACACCATGGCGTTCTGGTACCACTTCGCGATCCTGTTCGAGGCGCTGTTCATCCTCACCGCGGTCGACGCCGGTACCCGTGCAGGGCGCTTCATGCTGCAGGATCTGCTGGGCAACTTCGTGCCTTCGATGAAGAAGACCGAGTCCTGGTTCGCCAACGTCATCGCCACTGCTGGCTGTGTGGCGCTGTGGGGGTGGTTGCTCTATCAAGGCGTGATCGATCCGCTGGGCGGCATCAACACCCTGTGGCCGCTGTTCGGCATCTCCAACCAGATGCTTGCTGGCATCGCGCTGATGCTCGGCACCGTGGTGCTGATCAAGATGAAGCGCCAGCGCTACGTGTGGGTAACGCTGATCCCGGCCACCTGGCTGCTGATCTGCACCACCACCGCAGGGCTGATCAAGCTCCTCGATCCGAACCCGGCAGTCGGTTTCCTGGCCCTGGCCAAGAAGTATCAGGCTGCGGTAGATGCCGGTCAGATCCTCGCTCCGGCCAAGGATCTTGGCCAGATGCAGCACGTGATCCTCAACGCCTACACCAACGCCACCCTGACCGTGCTGTTCCTGTTCGTGGTAGTCAGCGTGCTGTTCTATGCCGTCAAGGTCGGCCGTGCTGCCTGGCAAAAGGATTCGCGCAGCGACAATGAGGCGCCGTATCAGGCCATTCCTGCCGACGCACCGGAGGTGGCCCGTGTTCAATGATCTCAGCCGCATGGGCAAGTACCTCGGGCAGGCCGCGCGGATGCTGGTGGGCATGCCCGACTACGACACGTACGTCGAACACATGACCAAAAAGCATCCGGATAAGCCGGTAATGAGCTACGAAGCCTTCTTCCGCGAGCGCCAGGAAGCGCGCTATGGTGGCGGCAAGGGGCGGCCCATCCGCTGCTGTTGATCTCGCCGGGCTGACTGCCTGGTTCAAGAACCACACGCCACGCCTAGTCGTGGCGTGTGTCATTCAGAGGAACGCTTTTTATGTCCTTCACCCCCATTCCGGTTACCGTGCTCAGCGGTTTCCTCGGTGCTGGTAAAACCACGCTGCTGCGCCACATCCTCAAGGCCGAGCACGGTCTGAAAATCGCCGTGATCGAAAACGAATACAGTGAAGTGCCGATCGACAGCCAATTGCTCGGTAGCGAGCCGGTGCAGGTGATGACCCTGGCCAATGGCTGCGTGTGCTGCTCCATTCACGTCGAGCTGGAAAAGGCGCTGTTTATGCTCCTCGAGAAGCTCGACAGTGGCGAGCTGGCCTTCGACCGTTTGGTGATCGAATGCACCGGCCTGGCCGATCCGGCGCCGGTAGCGCAGACCTTCTTCGCCACGGAAGAGCTGTGCGATCGCTACGTGCTGGACGGCATCATCACCCTGGTGGATGCCGCCAACGCCGAGCGTCACCTGCAGGAAACCATCGCCCAGGCTCAGGTCGGCTTCGCTGACCGCATTCTGCTGAGCAAGACCGATCTGATCGATGAGGCCAGTCGTGAGGCACTGATCGCGCGCTTGCAGCGCATCAACAGAAGGGCGCCCATCCGGGTGGTCGAGCACGGCCGCATTGACCTGGGCGAACTGCTCGACGTGCGTGGCTTCAACCTCAACGCCGATATCGCACCGAGCCTGCGCCCGGTTGCACCTGGCAAGAACAGTGACCGTATTTCCACGCTGGTGCTTACCAGCGATACGCCGCTGGATCTGGATCGGCTTTCCGGTTTCATGGAAGACCTGCTGGAAGAGCACGGCAATTCACTGCTGCGTTACAAAGGCGTGCTGAGCATTACCGAGGAAGACCGTCGCATGGTGTTCCAGGGCGTGTTGCGGCTCTATGGTTTCGATTGGGACAGCGAGTGGGGTGCTGACGAGAAGCGTGAGAGCGTGATCGTCTTCATCGGCGATAACCTGCCTGAGGAGACGATCCGTCAGGGCTTCGCCGCGCTCAGCGCCTAGGGTCTGTTGACGTTTCACGCACGGCCGCGCTGGAGCCCGTTTTGCCGCGAGGCAAGGCACGAGCCGCGAAGTTTAGCTGGCTAAATGAGCCTGCGAGAAACGCAGCATCGCGGCAAAACGGGCCCGGCCCTGCGGGTTGCGCGGGAAATCTCGTCATGCGTCGTTGGAGGACTTGAAAAGGGAACGCCATTCCCTGCGTCCTCCGCCTCGCCTGGCGAGATTTCTCGCAGCAACGCGGCTCGCGCTGAAACGTCAACAGACCCTCGATTTATCGCAGACAAAAAAATGCCGGGCAGCTCGCGCTGTCCGGCATTTTTTATTCCCGTGAAACCTTACTCGTCGAGGAACGAGCGCAAGTGTTCGCTACGGGTCGGGTGACGCAGCTTGCGCAGCGCCTTGGCTTCGATCTGACGAATACGCTCACGGGTAACATCGAACTGTTTGCCCACTTCCTCGAGGGTGTGGTCAGTGTTCATGTCGATACCGAACCGCATGCGCAGTACCTTGGCTTCGCGGGCAGTCAGGCCGGAAAGC
Coding sequences:
- a CDS encoding TerC family protein, giving the protein MEWIADPTAWLGLLTLIVLEIVLGIDNLVFIAILADKLPPEQRDRARLIGLSLAMIMRLGLLASIAWLVTLTEPLIEVFGKTFSGRDLIMLFGGVFLLFKATMELHERLEGRTHQHGGSKVYARFWPVVAQIIVLDAVFSLDAVITAVGMVEHLQVMMIAVVISMGLMIVASKPLTAFVNARPTVIMLCLGFLMMIGFSLTAEGLGFHIPKGYLYAAIGFSILIELFNQIARSRRKRSLQGQRGLRDRTAHAVMRMLGGKVQADEVGEEIADMLDGEQGETALFDRRERVMISGVLNMAEMSIQKVMTDRMEVDRINLDDAPEKIHQALLDSPHSRLVVTRNDSRDEPLGYIHKKELFKELLKGQQPDIESLVRAPINLPDSSSVLSALEQMRQGSTHVAFVVNEFGGFEGLLTLTDILEAIAGELPDASEVDGPDVEEVEGGYRVNGAVNLAVLRDRLDFAARPTDDYQTLAGLAMSLLDRLPLIGDKVEYLDWELTVIEVKERRVTRVLLKPDATGSAA
- the radA gene encoding DNA repair protein RadA, translated to MAKAKRLYGCTECGATFPKWAGQCGECGAWNTLTETMIEAGAATPSGRTGWTGAQAQLKTLAEVSVEEMPRFSTASAELDRVLGGGLVDGSVVLIGGDPGIGKSTILLQTLCNVAQRFPALYVTGEESQQQVAMRARRLGLPEDKLKVMTETCIESIIATARQEKPKVMVIDSIQTIFTEQLQSAPGGVAQVRESAALLVRFAKQSGTAIFLVGHVTKEGSLAGPRVLEHMVDTVLYFEGDPDGRLRLLRAVKNRFGAINELGVFGMTDKGLKEVSNPSAIFLTRAQEEVPGSVVMATWEGTRPMLVEVQALVDTSHMGNPRRVTLGLDQNRLAMLLAVLHRHGGIPTYDQDVFLNVVGGVKVLETASDLALMAAVISSLRNRPLPHDLLVFGEVGLSGEIRPVPSGQERLKEAAKHGFKRAIVPKGNAPKEAPPGLQVVAVTRLEQALDALFE
- a CDS encoding cache domain-containing protein, with the protein product MQLKHKIVALSLLPMLLAVAVVCLLVQVQNQRLGNQQAQLIERSILSSKQAELKHYVEMALSTIGPLYDSGLDDDETKRQVLALLARINFGSDGYFFVYDRSGKSLMHPRQGALVGKDLWNMTDSKGLLVIQALIRSAAQGDGFQRYGWQKPSTGQMADKLAYVTMLDRWGWMLGTGIYLEDVDNAIAQVRHDVGSGIRTTMLAIAIVALIAVLVVFASGLTLNVSEHRLADRKQQQLTQRIITSQEDERSRLSRELHDGISQLLVSIKFKFELAAHELEAGKASAAQTLRQGIERLAGAIGEVRRISHDLHPSLLDTLGLASAIGQLASEFEQRSGLSVSYHNSLGDTRLSDDMNVALFRILQEALTNIERHAHASRVAISLTGNSSRVNLRISDDGGGFSPRKAEQHSGGIGLRNIRERVEHFGGDFNVTSTSSGTKLDVALLLSAATPPTQDQPL
- a CDS encoding GNAT family N-acetyltransferase, coding for MSIELVPASAEQLPLIRNLYQFYAYESSDWEQEDVEIDGRFYVHEPHLQRYWQDEGWSAQLILADGFIAGFLLLERYDDPSVAEMEFADLFVLRKYRRLGIGRAVLQQVVSDGRTWLTCCYEQDELASAFCKHVLSELPLNVNELSSTEAEPGLRRFVLHP
- a CDS encoding response regulator; this encodes MKTIRIALVDDHVLVRDGIRTLLSMVEHFDIVGEAGSGSEALELVAREQPDILLMDIGLKDINGLELTGIIKKRYPAIKVLILSMYDNQEYVSSSLRMGASGYVLKEAPSQEIISAIDVLAVGGRFYSGDVAQKLSQEETEEGELTPRERQVLLMMAQGLNNKAMARELQISVRTVETYRLSIRRKLDIEKPADLVKHAMEYGWAPET
- a CDS encoding PilZ domain-containing protein; this encodes MSDTHERRRFQRIDFDAPAEIVQGERTWQVELHDISFKGVLVRRPWNWDGDTGEDYLVRVTLDDKLQVAMQVELVHLEERVLGFQCHHIDLDSMSHLRRLVELNLGDEQLLERELAALCEED
- a CDS encoding DUF465 domain-containing protein, with amino-acid sequence MHIDYSVQPETQSQLLQRSNPAYAALVEQHDDVDRRIARIENGIERPDGVPLSALKLRRSGLREDLARQIRKADGGCCNCGKQCGTRKST
- a CDS encoding YbdD/YjiX family protein: MFNDLSRMGKYLGQAARMLVGMPDYDTYVEHMTKKHPDKPVMSYEAFFRERQEARYGGGKGRPIRCC
- the yjiA gene encoding GTPase; the protein is MSFTPIPVTVLSGFLGAGKTTLLRHILKAEHGLKIAVIENEYSEVPIDSQLLGSEPVQVMTLANGCVCCSIHVELEKALFMLLEKLDSGELAFDRLVIECTGLADPAPVAQTFFATEELCDRYVLDGIITLVDAANAERHLQETIAQAQVGFADRILLSKTDLIDEASREALIARLQRINRRAPIRVVEHGRIDLGELLDVRGFNLNADIAPSLRPVAPGKNSDRISTLVLTSDTPLDLDRLSGFMEDLLEEHGNSLLRYKGVLSITEEDRRMVFQGVLRLYGFDWDSEWGADEKRESVIVFIGDNLPEETIRQGFAALSA
- the mscL gene encoding large-conductance mechanosensitive channel protein MscL — translated: MSIINEFKAFAVKGNVVDMAVGIIIGAAFGKIVSSFVGDVIMPPLGLLIGGVDFSDLAITLKAAEGDLPAVVLAYGRFIQTVLDFVIVAFAIFMGVKAINRLKREEAVAPSVPPAPGPQEVLLTEIRDLLKTQQHKD
- a CDS encoding carbon starvation CstA family protein, which translates into the protein MTRMASHIAWFAVALLGAFALGTVALNRGESINALWIVVAAVAIYLVVYRYYSLFIATKVMQLDPSRATPAVLNNDGLDYVPTNKHILFGHHFAAIAGAGPLVGPVLAAQMGYLPGTLWLIAGVVLAGAVQDFMVLFISTRRNGRSLGELVREEMGQVPGTIALFGAFMIMIIILAVLSLIVVKALAESPWGMFTVMATIPIAMFMGIYMRYIRPGRIGEISLIGVILLLGSIWLGGVIAADPVWGPAFTFTGVQITWMLIGYGFVAAVLPVWLILAPRDYLSTFLKIGTIIALAIGILVVMPELKMPALTQFTDGTGPVWKGTLFPFLFITIACGAVSGFHALISSGTTPKLLANESHARYIGYGGMLMESFVAIMAMVAASVIEPGVYFAMNSPAALVGSDVQSVAAAVSSWGFVITPEELEAVARDIGENTILARAGGAPTLAVGIAQILHSVLPGENTMAFWYHFAILFEALFILTAVDAGTRAGRFMLQDLLGNFVPSMKKTESWFANVIATAGCVALWGWLLYQGVIDPLGGINTLWPLFGISNQMLAGIALMLGTVVLIKMKRQRYVWVTLIPATWLLICTTTAGLIKLLDPNPAVGFLALAKKYQAAVDAGQILAPAKDLGQMQHVILNAYTNATLTVLFLFVVVSVLFYAVKVGRAAWQKDSRSDNEAPYQAIPADAPEVARVQ